In Coffea eugenioides isolate CCC68of chromosome 4, Ceug_1.0, whole genome shotgun sequence, the genomic stretch GGTGTATCTTAACATTTATATATAACAAGTTTGCAAAGAACCAATGAGAAAGGTTTCAGGAAATTAAGAGACTTGAATGTTAATATAATTAAATGATTAGAAGGGTTTTTATATAATTTCACTAAAACACAAGTTGAATTCAATTGTACCTAATGCTGAATCGAACATCAAACATTGTCGCATGTCAAACTTGCCCCTAACTTTAAATGTTTGAAAGAACAAATTACAACAAAACTAAATTAATTATAATGACTTGTACTCAATGCTCCAATTACGTTACAAACACTGGTACATTCCTAACATAACCCCACACTTACTGTTGAAATTCAAGAATCATTTTTGCCCTGAACTCATTCTGATATAGTGAAGAAAACATGTACATGTTTTTTAAGTAGTAATGGGCTTCTTTAACGTAAGAAAGGATTTAGTTTCCCGCCCAACCCTTTCTTTTTTGATCATTTTCGCTTTCCGAACCAGCTGTCTGAGTtgacctctctctctctctctccccgtTTGTTGCAAACATTTAGTGCCTAAGAAAGAGAGGCAGAGCGTTAAATGAGAGGCAAACGCAAAACTCTTGCTAGGGGATGACGTGGCTAAACATTTATCGCAGAGTCTATCTGTTGGGTCATAGACCAGATACAGCCAAGTATTTGCCAGGAGCAACGCAAAACCCTCCCTCCCCCTCCCCTGAATATTACAACGTTAAACCCCTTTTCTCCGGTCCTCCCTAAAGTGCCTATGAAGGTGACGAAAGAGAACATAACGCATGCTcggattttgattttgttgttgATTCTCAGATGTAGTATTAATACCATTATTTAATTAGTAGTAATGGTATATACTATATACAGGGCGGAGAGGACAAGGCTAAACTCACCAAAATAGGAGCAAGACCGGTGGCCGGTGGCAAATATCGGTGGCGGACCAAGGAGGACTGTCTCCGACGACAACGAGACTCCTGAGTCCGGTGAAGGTGTAGTTAGTTGTGAAGTGGAAAAACGCTAGCGGTAATTGGAGCATTGATCTTATTTCTACGAGAAATAGTAGTATCAAGACAACCGGAGTCGCAGATAATGCAGCGGCACTTTGCGAGGCGGCTGTCTGTTTCTCCGGCGGAGCTCTCTTATTCCGCTagaggttttctttttcttctctcctcTTTCCTatttcttttctccattttaTTGGTAATTGTTTCTCATTGCCAATCGGCTTTTTTTATTTCGTTTTTCAATTTCATTTATAGAAGCTTCTCTGGctatttaattttgtttttcctgTGTTATGAATATTTTTTCCCTAAATTTGGCTGGGGATTGCTGTGTATGAAATTAGGTCTTCGTCAAAattatttctcttttttggtaaaatttttccataatttttttttgatttattggttaGGAATGTTTTTTCTTATGATCAATTTTGAAATGCACTCTCCATTGTAGGCTATTTAAGATCTGTTTGGAATTCTGACAATCATATTGTACTTCGGTGCAACATAGCTTTTGCTGAGACATCAAATCTTGTGGGTGGATCGAAACTCCAATGGCGCAGAAGCTCCTTTGCGGTCTCTGCTGCTTCAGACTCTTCATCAGAAGCTAGGAAGGGTCGGAAAAGGGTCTCAAAGGATGAAAGGAGATCTATGGTGGAATCGTTTGTACACAGGTAATAATCATTCACAACTATGTATCTATTTGATTGACTTTCAGCTTAAATGTGTTGGCATTATTTCTGGTTGAAACTTTGGTTACCACTTTTGAATACATGTTCATCCATAGTTGGATATGCTATGCAGTATTCTTGTGCATAACATGAAAGCTAGAGCCGATGAAAATAGCTTGTATATGAATGCTGAGTCTGTTATGTTCGATGATCATATACAAACATAAAGTTGAATATCTTGGGGTTAGTTTAAGAATAGATTCTTCACTTGTGGATGCCATGCCTTTTGTCTTTTATTGAAGACCAAATATGGTACAAATTATAGTGGCCTAGGTTTTGGCCCTGCAAGTTTTAAGAGTTAATTAAATGAAATGCTTTGCAATGCATTATACTTATGGCCCCAAAGTTAAATTTGTGAGTCCAACTAGGAATTGATTTCCAAGAGAAAATTAGAATTAGCCCAGTTTTGACCCAAAGCCAGTGCTGTGAAATTAGACCATTTTGAAGTTAGAtttcattattttgtttcctggtgattatattatattattattgctattgttattattttaaTGTGTTTTTGACTTAGGCCAGttaagttttatgaaaaaattaaattagATCTTGAACCAAATGTAGCCTAAACCATTTAATGAACATCCCTACtgtgaataaatatttgtaaagaGTGAAATGGAAGCAGTTGAATAGATATGGAACCGGCAGTACTTAGTTATAACCTAGCTAGCAATTATTAACTTCTGTAGGGTGGGATCTTCTTTTTGAAACTGATGCAAATACCAAAGGAGAACCAGACTGTGTAACCTAATTGTGCACAAGGCACCTGCAAATGAAGGATTAGTATATctgaaaaaaaatggaatagaTTTGATTTTTGCTTTTTGATCCAGCTTCCAGACCAAAAGGTATTATCTATGTTTGGAGAAACTACAGTAGCTCATAAAGTTGCTGAAATGAAGACAAACGTAAAATAGCGAAAAACAGATGAAGCATAAGTAATACTTTGTGAGTTTGGAGCTGGTCTTTGCCCTCTCATGTGGAGATTTTAGAAGGCGCACCTGTGAGCCTTCACTGGGCCTCTACTGGTGGTTGTGGAGATTCAATTATGTGGATGACATGATGAATTGAAGGCATCAGTATGAAATACAGTTTTTGAGATGGTTTTTGGATGTTGGAGGGCCTATCTTGTCATTTACTGCTATAATTGGTGATTACCATATCCCTCTTATGCTTTCTGGCTGAGGCGTGATTTCCAAGTGGGTCATGATGTATGCCAAAATGTTCCAaagcatttttccttttctttttttcctgaGTTGGAGTTTGTTCAGAAAAGGGGAGAGAATATTCGTCCTTTGGGACGCAGCCACTCTGTGAATCATTGGAATCAATCAGGAGATTTGTTGATGGTTCTTGGGGGTCACTAGTACCGATCTAAAGGATGCTGTGTTTATGGTCGGAATCTGTCTGCTGTGCAATCTGCTGTTGAATAATAAAAATGTGGAAGAAGATGCCTTTTCTAGTCCTTTTGGATGGTTTTGTCACGTCCAATTTACCATGGCCTCCTCCACTATTACATAGTGGCTTGTGGGGTGatcatttccttttctatttaattgaaaaagaaggGGGCCAACTTTTCCGTGACTCCCCCCTTTTTGGGTTGCCCTTACATTGCATGTTCCCCTTGAATGAGAACAAGAACTCTCTCACGTCCGTAGAATATTCCTCTTGTTTTTGCCAATAGAACATTTTAGATGTACCCAACTTGTTCTCACATCAGTGCCACCACGGTGGCTGTAAGGCACGCATtcctttttttgtgttttgtgtttgggggggggggggggagaccAATGTCTATGTCAATTTCACACGAGTGGCAATGCAGCGGTGGTTGTGGGGAAATGTTTTTGTAGCTTATAGAGGGTTGGTACAATTTTTACATGCCATACCTTATTTTGTTAATCTAGAGCATCCTCTTTGTGCCCTGAAATTAATCTTTACCAAAAAGATATGCTTACATTGTACGCTAGATTTATGGGCTGCTATGACAATTTGATCTCTAATgatgtttcattttttttagacAAATTTTCTGAAGTTTGGGCTGAGGAATTCTGAATTGTTACATAGAAGTCCCTTTCAGTGTTTATATTTACAAACTTTTTTTACCCATTGAAATTGAAGCAGAAGTGTGTATCATTATTGCAGGTATAGAGTCCTGAACTTGGGGAAGTTTCCAACTGTTTCAGAAGCTCAAAGAGAAGTTGGTGGATCATACTACACTGTGAGAATGCTGGTACAAGAGttgcaatataaatctcaaatgcCTGCTATAAACACGAAGGAATCTGAAATCGAAGCAGAAACCAAGAGAAAGGTTGAACTATCAATCATTATTGGAGATGTTTTGCGCAACCAAATTGCAACTGAAGAAGATACTATTGCTTACACTCAGGAAATTGTTAAAACACCATTGCGAGATAGTGAATCCACAAAAGGTGAATTAGAGATTTCAGATTATCTTATCAAGGTGAGTGAAGCCCCAATAAGAAAAAAAACAGCTGGGGAAAGTGAATTGACAGAAACTACAGTACCATCAGTTGCGCAGACATCATCAGACATTGAAGCTCTTAAGAATGAATCTCCACCACTAAGAACTTCTTGGGAAAAACAAGCAGTTCACAAAAATGACTCGTTACCTGAGAGTGATGAGCATCCAAAACAAGATTCATCACCTTCAGTTTCAGAAGAGGAGATTTCTTTCAGTAAAACTGGAACATCTTCGGCAAGGGTAAGTATTGAATCAATTTTCAACCTTACAGTTCACAAAGGAATTTGAgatgaaataaagaaaattaacGTCCCTTTCATTTGATAATTAAAGAGGTCATTAATGAAGAAAAGCACATTTCTTGGCGTATATCATCTCAGCTTGTGCATGTCTGCGAAATTTTAATTTCCCATTTCTCTATTGCCAAAAGTGAAGATTGGAATGAGTCAATCGACAATCAAATTTGTGCATCTCAATTACTTACCAGTTGCTGTCAGTCAAGGGAACTTGCTGAACTTTTGTGCACTATTTGTTGAGAGGACATATAATTTTTATGGTGCTATTAGAGATATTACTCATGCAGACTGGGATTTTAATTACATCTGCATTTATGGTGTGAGAATATGTCTATGTCAGAGTGATAAATCTGAAGCACTTTCCGACGGAAGTGATTCGCGTAATGAAGAACCAGAATGTGATGTCATCAAATTTAAAGATAATCAGCTGGAGCAATCACCTGAACCAGAGAAGCTTACAAGGTAAGATGTTTATAATATTCTTGTTCTGCGTCCTTCTTGATACAAATTGCTGGGCACTATGTTGTTGGACTTTGCATTCTGAAGCTTTTTATGCATAATGATTTCATCCCTTAGAAAACATAAAAGGAAAATCATGATAACATTTGCCTTATTGGTAGCATACATCATCTTATATTGCTGCCTGCACAATCCTTGCTTCCTGTAAACTTTCCATCATGAATATGGCTAGGGTTCACAGAACAAATCTCCTGTGGGATTGTTTCTTTGCCCCGATCTTTAGATTTTGCGGACTTTGACATTCGGGTAGCCTGTAAGTCTATTTTTTCCCAACCTAAAATAAGCCAATGTTCAACCTTCTGAGCTAGACATGGTTGACGTATAGTGATTATTGTCATGGCTaatgttttatttctttcatttttcctcttaaTGATTTCATTTGCTTTTCTTTGCATCTAATATAATTCATGGATTTTATTTTTGAGGCTTTCAACAGTAGTTGATACAGTTAGAGCCAGGTTGCCTGTAGTTGCTTCTGCCTGGCAATGGGTATCCTCATAGTTACCTGGTAGAAGAGAATGTGCAAATTTGGTTTATAAGACTTACAGAATAGTAAGAGTGAGATTCTGAAAAGGGCCTTTTCCATGGCCTTAATTTTGCGGTTCCTTTAACCAAGTGGTTGTTGCCAAAGAACAACAGTATCTGCATTGACTTGTATTTTAATCACTGATAACACAAATACATAAAACTCTTAATTTGTGTTGACTTGTCTTGAACACACACTAGATATTCCAGTAGACTGTCTGCTGCAGTTGTCCCAGCATGTCTGTCTTTCTCAGTTTAACTTAGTCTTGATGATAAAGTAACACAGATAAATTACTACAGGCCCCTGCTATGTTCTGATGCCTTATGTGCTGATTAGTTGGATTATATGAGATGATAGTTTCAGTTTTTAGCAACTTGTGATCATGACTCTCTCTTACCCTCGTGCATGTTTGTGTGTGCATGTCTCCATCATTTAGTGCCTAGACAAGGAGGCTTGTTTCATACTTTCTTTTACCA encodes the following:
- the LOC113768311 gene encoding uncharacterized protein LOC113768311 isoform X1 is translated as MQRHFARRLSVSPAELSYSARGYLRSVWNSDNHIVLRCNIAFAETSNLVGGSKLQWRRSSFAVSAASDSSSEARKGRKRVSKDERRSMVESFVHRYRVLNLGKFPTVSEAQREVGGSYYTVRMLVQELQYKSQMPAINTKESEIEAETKRKVELSIIIGDVLRNQIATEEDTIAYTQEIVKTPLRDSESTKGELEISDYLIKVSEAPIRKKTAGESELTETTVPSVAQTSSDIEALKNESPPLRTSWEKQAVHKNDSLPESDEHPKQDSSPSVSEEEISFSKTGTSSARSDKSEALSDGSDSRNEEPECDVIKFKDNQLEQSPEPEKLTRDLSKEQTDDADSPIESFTWKSLKSLADGFLNMWRKL
- the LOC113768311 gene encoding uncharacterized protein LOC113768311 isoform X2, with protein sequence MQRHFARRLSVSPAELSYSARAFAETSNLVGGSKLQWRRSSFAVSAASDSSSEARKGRKRVSKDERRSMVESFVHRYRVLNLGKFPTVSEAQREVGGSYYTVRMLVQELQYKSQMPAINTKESEIEAETKRKVELSIIIGDVLRNQIATEEDTIAYTQEIVKTPLRDSESTKGELEISDYLIKVSEAPIRKKTAGESELTETTVPSVAQTSSDIEALKNESPPLRTSWEKQAVHKNDSLPESDEHPKQDSSPSVSEEEISFSKTGTSSARSDKSEALSDGSDSRNEEPECDVIKFKDNQLEQSPEPEKLTRDLSKEQTDDADSPIESFTWKSLKSLADGFLNMWRKL